The Episyrphus balteatus chromosome 3, idEpiBalt1.1, whole genome shotgun sequence genome segment CCATGAACAAGGATTCGCGTTCTTTTTTAAGATTGGCGCGTTCTTTGATTTCTTGTTCTTCGACTTTCTTCTCAACCATCGCCTTTTGATCTTCCTTCTTTTTAAGGCGAGACTCTTCTTGGCAAAATTTGTGTAAAGTGCCGAGCAATGAGCCAAACATTCGACGATTGCGAGCACGCGATTCGGCATCGGGGCCTTGTGCAGTCACGATTTCTTCGCGAGACGGAAGCTCGCGAATGACTCGTGAGAATATACGTGGTTTGACTGGCTGGTCGTCGTCACGCGATGACGGAGATATCGGAGGCGGTCCAGACAATCGGCTGAACACTGATTTGGCGTCTTGAATGCGCCGTTTAGCGGGCGGAGGACTCCCGCCGCCAATGTCTCGGTTTTTCGGTCGATCGTTGGAGGAGCGACGACTGTCGTTTAAGTGGCGTTTTCTATCACCTCTTTAAGTTAGTAAACATcaaagaaatgttaaaaatgtttccaaaaaatataattaaaaaaaaataaaatcactaaCCTTAAATTAGTTTCTTTTGGGTCGCGGCCTATGATGCGCCGAATATTGTCATTTAACGAGACGAGTGTATTCTTAGCACGATCTAGCTCTTGTTGGAGTGAATCATAAGATTTAATTACATCAGTTCccattttatatattatttacaaaaatttcaagtttttcttCTAAATTTTGGTTcactttattttagttttttaattcaaaaaaacacagcgttttaagaaaaatatttactatGGCGAAGTCAAAAGTGtaggctaaaaaaaaaagtagcagCTGTCATTTTTTATGTGTGAGCCCGAAATGTCACACAAATTGTTTCTTGGGACAAGAAATGATTTTAGGACACACGAGACTCGTTGGAAAGTTGAGTTTTCGAGTATTGGAATATTTTTGAGGGTGAGTGcacattaaatatttattaatggTCCATTTATATGAATGGAAATTTGGAACTAGGCTTAATACGTagctataggtcgtttcaaatcaaaagtcctggggtcgaattaccgcATACGTTAactttttgactatttctgtctctatttaattagaagaaaaagatagggacacatagcaaccatacgttaacgaacgtatgccgtaattcgacccctgaccactctgagtttattttccctcccaagtaacaattttacttgcataaggtccattttgtccgattcgacaagctatagtttgtataggtttagtttaaggcttacttacgcaagtcatccattttggaaagaaaggaggtTTCCTTAAGGCTaaggccacactggagggtatgcggtagcggtacgggtaggggtgagggtacttgtatgaaaaaaattccaaactgacacatcaacgttcaggtgtggaattttgttagtacaaatatcgttaccgctataccgcataccctccggtgtggccaagccttttagaagaagccttgtaaatatcagtcaggaagacctttataagacctgtttgaaccgttctaaagaagccttgtattttcatGTGACAGAAGGCCcctataagacctgttccaagaggttcttgtaagtacccgacaaacaattttggttctataaagatttacagatgcaatttttgcttctgtaaagcattatagaagcaaaattgttagtagggtatgcaatgttttcacctGAAAGTATGCATACCCTActaacattaaattaaataaaataatatgtagaaaatgcaaaacagaaaaaatcaaaagaaataataaaaaaaactttaaataaaaaaactgctttaaaactaattttctgatgttttttcttgaatttttttatttttaaggcttggccacaccggagggtatgcggtagcggtacgggtagcggtaacgatatttgtatgaaaaaagttccacatctgaacgttgatatgtcagtttggaatttttttcatacaagtaccgttacctctacccgtacctctccggtgtggccaagcctttatttttattatttttactttgctataatatccgatggtattttttcgttaacatgttcgctgttgactttggagacttcgaAATTTTTCGTGCCATCGAGTAttatgtcaaagtcaaaattatagaaatacaaataacaaaattcatgaaaaaatatcagaaaataattttaaaaacaaaaacaaaaaaattaaatttcgttgtgctatttttgtatgaaaaacttcGTTTCGCTTTAGCTGCGTACTTAACTTAAGCCAAGTACCATTgtacatagaggaaggaatattCCTTCCGCTATgcctagaaaattttttaagtcgacaacgaaaatgctaacgaaaaaatatcatcgagtattctgtcaaagtcaaaataaaaaaattccaaatttatttaaaatcaagaaaaacaaaaaaaaaaattttaagacaagggaatttttttatttgactttgacagaatactcgatgatattttttcgttagcattttcgttgtcgactttggagactagaaaatttttcgaaaaatttttaagtctccaaagtcgacaacgtcaaagtcaaaaaaaataaaaaattaatttaaaatcaagaaaaaacaaaaaaaaaataataaattaattaaaaatgaaaaaaccatCAACATATcgctcttggagtcaagaaaaatgcacaggacagtaaaaagtaaagCCTGGTAAGCAGcttgcgctaaattttagcttccatacaaattatcgaaaaattttagccgagcaaaaatgagtcccatacaaattatcgataacttgtatgggaattttatcttggctaaaatttagcgcgagcagcgtaccagggcttaagtgacaaatgagtcaAAACTCTCCAATATTTCGCTAGAaatgcgtactgaaaaacgaaaagcaaaacaaatttttcgttcaagatttcgttatgctatttttgtatggaaaattgcgtttcgcttcagctgcgtactatgcTTAAGTATTCAATTTGGtcactgaaaatattttttttcttgctagCGCAATTTGTTTGTAAGACAGcgaatacaaattgttttttaaaccataaAATAATCTCTCTGCAtcgtttttgtaaatttttaatttcgggaaaTCATAACAAAatcagtttgaaaatgttcactattttattttttcactttttatgtcAATGGCTGTGTTTTATTATGACCAATGATCCATAAGTCTGCTTTTAcatgaagacgcaaggcgcagaaattatcttcgaatttccttttgattttcccttcggtaggtcgcgcgcttctacacttagtaatttttataagacgcaaatttgacagctattttttttattttatcttgttctcgttttcgtatctatttttatttaaaaaaaaaagcaccaaaatatacaaaaaacaacatcagggggctctatgtgcaacaaaaacatttaaataaattaataaaagttagtatacacccaaataatatacatccgacgaagcgaactctgccaccgacgaaatcaattaaagcaaaacagcaaaaaaaagaacaagatcaaagagagacgtcaaaatgagtctcaaaattttcgaccggagactcacagggtaaaaaatcttccatccctctttttcgaactttctttctcccttaCTCTTCATTGAATCTTGACTCTTGCGTCTTCATGTAAAAGCAGACTAATACGTcatgattgcaaaaaaaaacctttgtattataaaatttgTAGTACTATCATGGAGAAAAAAGACTTTTCACGAGttgattttagccgcacgatatgtcacacggcttaagtcgactatgattttttttttatggagatTGTCACTTTATTCacctgcgacttacgttcacacgagccGAAAAGCTTCACCGCACGGCAAAACTCGACTcttgaaaagtcggcataacgaacgaactaaaaaatatgtcaaatttaaagcagaaatgtatatctcatctcTTTACTCCCATTATTGAAATCGATCTAAGCACCCTCGCGACCACTCTGCtaacgaacaaactaaaaaatcttACTGCATTATATTATACTacagattttatatacaaagataAAACGATCTGGATCAATATGGATGCAGATTTGTATATTCATTACTTTTTCGCTCATGTTTGTTATTATTATCCAATTTCTGCTCCATCTCTTATTTTTCCCTCTTCCGACGATGTACAAAAGGCATCTTGTTATCAAAATAGAAATGATCCCGATGAAAGTaggattaaattttgtattttttttacgtgTAAAATTGGTCTTGAACTAGATCCAcatggataaaaaaaaacacgcttagtcagctattacatgaagcctcaagaggcttgactcttttttctaattttcttttgataatcattctgtgaggcgcgtactattacacgatgcctcttgagtccaggactcaaatttgacatttctcttttgatttaaaatttgttgttgttgtattgcaccaagaagcaaaaagaaatgaaagagaatgttgaaaaaaaagataagtggaaaaagaaacgtcaaaaaagagtctcagaattccgacccacgactctctggtcggataattttttgtttcatcttttttctcttttgcactcattacgtttcaaaagaggcgcgcctcttgaggcttcatgtaatagctgacttattgataaaatgattaattttaCTTCAATCGAGACTTGGTGTCAAACAACATTGATGGTGTGTTGTGCCCCTAAAAATATACTATTAAAGTGTGTACGTGGTATTAAGCCTTCCAATTTCGAACACTCCTTGTGTCTACaccttaaaaacaattttgacacTTTCCAGTCCGCCATATtttcgaacataaaaaaaattcgacttGACTTGCGGAATACTTCATCAACTTCCGTTCTTTTTCACTTTAACTTTGTGGAGTGAAGGTGTGTTTTAAGAAACCtctcttaaattaaatttcatattaTTTCTGAGATCATTATATATTTTACAAAGTTTCAAATTAAATCAAGTGTAGTTTACCTAATACATTACAATACTAATAAAATGTTTCTTCTTTGCAGGCGAATTTTCCCAAGAggtaattattaaaatttgagtgaaTCTATCAAAACTTCTTATCATCCAAGAAGTTTATAAAaggaagtaaaataaaaatgtgaaaatcGTGTTTCATATGATGATATCCTTTTGTTATCGCCATGCACCACTCTTAATATACGATGTCGATTTGGCTAGCTGAAAACGAAACTTAcgattttccattttatttgttgttttctataaaatttcttttttctttattataaactaaatttgtttatttctagaaaaagaaaaaaaaaaaaaaaacctaaaagaaAATGACTTCCACAAGATGTCGGTTCAATATCCGTAAAACGATAGACCGATGATGTGACAGTTATTGATATTATTTATATCAATTAACccttcaaaaactattttgttaCTAGGTCTATCGCCGTCGTGAAAGGTCGCAAAAATGGGTGCGTATCGTTATATGCAAGAACTTTATCGCAAGAAGCAGAGCGATGTTATGCGCTACTTGCTCCGTATTCGCGTGTGGCAATATCGTCAATTGACTAAATTGCACCGCTCGCCGAGGTCAACTCGCCCAGATAAGGCACGTCGTCTGGGATACAAGAACAAACAAGGATTCGTCATCTACCGTATCCGTGTTCGCCGTGGAGGTCGTAAACGTCCAGTGCCAAAGGGTTGCACTTATGGTAAACCCAAGAGCCATGGTGTTAACGAATTGAAGCCTACTCGTTGCTTGCAATCTATTGCTGAGGTGAGTTTTTCTTGTTCTATTATAAAGCAGCATGTGCTTGTTGCTCCTGTTACCCCGTCTGTCTGATGATAAAACTGTATGGTAGCTTAGGACACCATGCTGACCATCTATCAACCTTCCTTAGATGTCTGAAAAGCTTTCTCTTTAAAATATACAAATGCCTTTCCTTTGCAATATAATTAATCCATATTTCTACAACAGGAACGTGTTGGTCGCAGACTCGGTGGATTGAGAGTACTCAACTCTTACTGGATCGCTCAAGATGCTTCGTACAAATATTTCGAAGTCATCTTGATCGATACCCATCACAATGCCGTTCGTCGTGATCCTAAAATCAACTGGATCTGCAAGCACGTGCACAAGCATCGTGAATTGCGTGGACTTACTTCAGCTGGCAAGAGCTCCCGTGGCATTGGAAAAGGCTACAGGTACTCTCAGACCATTGGTGGTTCACGTCGCGCTGCCTGGAAGCGCAAGAATCGTCTGCACTTGCGCAGGAAGCGATAAGCTGTTTGATGATAAAATtggtgttttatatttttacctcTTGATAGTGGtagtataataaaaaaaaaagttgaaaaaatctaaaaaaaaaatacttgtgtTTTGATTGAACTTTTAGAAAAATGCTATCTTTTAAATGGTTTGAAGAATTGAAACTTGGTGAAAGACACATTAAAATTGTTGGGAAGGAAACTTGCTTTTGAGGTGATATGCATTCACGTACAATTCGTATATAGAGATGAATTGCTAACTAACTTCCATAGGCCGAAGAATCCGTCGTTAGCGCAAAATACGAAACGAAAAATTCTTCGGTTTTTCCTCCAGAAAGCAATAAATGGTCCATGTCGTTGATTGGCTATTTCCGTTTTGTTCTCAATGAACTTTGAATGAAGCAAGTTGAAAATGAAAGCATCCAAATCCAACACTCAATTGGAAGACTCGGCCTGCGAAACTGGAAAAAGCTTGCTGGACATGAACAAGCTTATTGATTGAGGCCCAAACTTACCATGGGTTGTAGCGCTGCCTTGCCTTTTTGCGCCTGTGACCCTCAGGCCTATTCTAATCGCAAATTCCCGGGGAATGGTTTCGTTTCGGAAGGACTCCCAAAATgcacaaaattttgtttccatttGGCTTTAACCAAAAGGCAACAGTTCAAGCTAAAAGAGAGTGACATTTTGGGAACTTTTCAGTTTCGATCCCTTCTCCCGAAAACATTTCACCGagagtttttgtttattataggCCCGATACTAGTATGTAAATCCAACAGCGACTTGgttagtgtgtttttttttcacaatcaaaattgcatatcaggAAAAATGTTGTAGAAGGAGAGAAAAGGCCTTAGTTTGGAGACGGTTATGGTTGTTCCTcgaaatagcaaaaatttttgTAAGACTTAAATTTTTTCGAGGAGAAAGATCATCACCCGTTGGTATCGGTTTTTTATGAATGACCATATCAGATCCTGTTGAATTCCTCAAGTAAATAATGCGCCTTCCTTTTCCTCAGAAGTTATTAACGAGATCTTTGGCGGTACTGTTGTCGCAGAAGCTAGTTTGCTCCTGAAGCCTCCTGGGCCCCTTATTACAATGTTCACACAAATAGAATTGAAAGTGTCCAAAAGAAATTCATTAAGTTTTACCTTCGATTTCTTCCTCggtcaaatttaattgaatggCCTTCCTACCCTCAGAACTTAATTCTCTTGAATATCCCATCCCTTTCTGCTCATAGAGAGTTTTTACAGCTTTGCTTCATCGTTGGATTAATGAATGGATCTATTTGATCATTCTCAGTTTTGGGTCGTTTGAGCTTTAACGCGGCCCGTGTCGGGTTAAGAACTAGATTGCCAATACGTCTCAGTTTTAGCAGATCGAACTATGGGTCTAACAGTCCGATTAATCagttgattaatattttcaataaacattATAACTTAATTGACTCTGTTAACgtaaatttgaaatcaaaacagtttaaaattagatttttcgttaattttgtaaattagaaatttaattgtgttatcttttttttatatacatacattcattttttattattattgttatttatatttatttatatttataattacctGTAACGTTAGGATTTTAACGTGCTCAATAAATCGATTTGCTAGAAATGAAGCGACTGCATTCGCTGGATGGGTAAACCTACATTCCCTGGAAATTCACACAAGTATAAGAGTTATATtaccctcgacatcgagatcctAACAGTCCCGATTAAAAGTAAGAAGATCTAGATGCaacatataaacatttttttttttaacattaaaatgtTCTATTCTCAtcaaagttttgttattttggtcGCATCTTCATTTCTGATTATTTTGTAATCCTACATTTTCAGAACTAAAAGAACTACCTACTCAAATTGATCAACTTCAAAAAATATCTctatggagtttttttttctgcttggACAATGCTAGAGAactatttctttaaaaacttaatGGTAAGCAAAGAAGGTCGTTTGTTTGGAACTTATTGAATCCATATCATCAAAAAGTGAATCTTTGCTTAGCCGTTTGGACTCGGCGGTAAATTGTAGGTACCTTCCATTCTTACAAATTAATTACATGCACTCATGAATGGTTGAGAGTTTGCTAGTCTCTATGCCTGGCTCTTTATGGAATTTCGTGCTACAAACTATTATTTAATCATATTggacaaaagaataaaaaaaaattttcttgacaTCGAGAATTTTAATGTCTTAAATGCCTTTTCAATTCGTCCATGGACTTATTTGTTATAATCCTATCTCTTCATGTTTTGGAAGATGAAAGAGTACAATATTCAACGGGGTAGATAAAATTCTCAAAGGAATTGAATCTGTTATTTCGGTGTTACCATATCTGTGTCaataagttaaaagagcttaagtcaatttttatcatttttcagtATTAGCAAATGAAATTTGTggacatgatttttttgtactttttttgtgattacTTTTAAACTCTTGCCGTtagactaacaattttttttaggatataGGCTTGTTATACCCTTAATATCCATATGTatagtttttcttgaaaacgttCGGGACGACCgttacaattgaaaaaaaaaattactttgacttAAGTATACAATTTGGCGGACATTTCAAGGCACAAAACAACTTATGTTACTTAAGCTGTTTTGCAAAATTGGTTTTGGttcaaaatgcaattttttaaaatggcttaagTCGACATAAGAACACAAATGGTTCACTCGACcacaagtttaaaatagcttatgTTGACCTAAGCGATGaatatatttgaattcaaattgtcataAAAGCTTATGTGACGACTTaagctgatttaaaaaaatttattcaaatgcagtttttgttcaaaaagacttcatctactatgattttttttaaatttaacggtTTATATTTTGCGTAGAGAAATGAGACCCAGACTAAAACAAAGCTGAACAAAAGGTGAACATGTCAAGCaaataaaatcgattttcacttatgtcgacataagctcttttaacttattACCACAGTATAGTGCTTGGTAATCTGATAGTTGGATTCCTTAAGCTTTGAGACGCTACAAGACAAGTACTAGAAACTTAAATGTGTAACTCAAGTGCTAACAGctgaaaaaagtaaacataTAACAAGCAATTATCGTTTCTGTAAATTCTGTAAGATTAAGTATTTACGTGTATAATACCCTCCTAAAAACACCAATAAACTTTCAATGTATTCAATAGGTTAAGAGATATTAGCTTAAATGGCTAAGTAAAAACTGGCTTCCATTCTTAAACCATTGTATCTATTTTTCTATTGTATAATATTTCTATTTCATTGTATatatcttttggtagatctgcatttCAATTTCCTGCAAAAGCTTCAAATATAAACTAGCGATCTCACCGGTGGTGGccacgcaaaacagaaaattctacttcatgagaggaGTAATATAGGAATAtatacagctgtgttcaaaataatagtagtgcctgcatcaaaataacattttttataattacggtgcttctacggttaaaaatttagtttctttgatgtcaaagtttgtaacggtcaattactaataaatgtatcatagttttaaaatgaaaaagaaggttccaaataatttttcattgacttttggttgttctttctaatttgacctgctcaaaataatagtagttaaagttatttttgaagaattttgttACGGCAGCCTCtgcatcaaaataaaatttcgctaaaaatatttctaaatgaaTTCAAACGTCCGAGATTCGAGAAGACATAACTCCCTTgtggtattaattttttgtaaggaaactcaacaaaataataatagatGTATAACACCCCGAAAGGCAAGAAGATGAATTGCTCGCCGTTCCTTGGGCACCTTGAGTTCTTTGAATAGTATGATAAAAGAGGGAATGTGACTGaacttattcaaaaattagaaaCAAGAGAGATGATACAAGATTTGTTCTTCTGCGTATTACCTTCTTTTTCTCGGGATAGCCGGTGGGTTGGGTAAAGATTGTTTGGCATTCGGAGAGCGCCACTCTTGATTTTTGGCGACCTTACATACTTACTGTCTCAGAAGATTCAATGGCGTTGCATtggaattgttttattttggttCGATCGGCCTACGGAAGCCCTGGTTTGTGTAGCATATAATGCACCAATCCACAGGACTGTTACACACCAGTTGCTCGTCATTAATTTTCCGACATGAGAAGTGTCTTTGGGACAAGTTTACAAGTTCCATGTGGGCAGGACAACGTGCCGATACTCAAACTCGTCATCGTAGTATTCGTCGGAATAATATATCTCCTTAGGATTTATCTTTGAGCAGCGTCTTGCTAATTCCTGTTCAAGGATAAGCCGACACgttcttttttgtgttgttgcgaatcggacaaaaacaaaaataaaacgcaGGTTGTTCAATTGATTTGATAAGTTATTGTGCggttttttttaaggactttggttctttattacttattttattttgtttccaaactaattaattaatttataaaggagaaataaaagtatgattaaaaggaaataaaacaACGCTTCGCATCTgttcaagttaatttttttatttattcccaATTAACTGAGAGATGTTTTGACAGATGGAGTTGGAATCAAAAAGTCCGAATGACTCCGAATCGAATGGAAGCATTCAGATTCGAACATGTTTAAGTGGTGGGGATATGAGCTACTTTTGGGGGATACacacaataaaacaatatttgtaGGCAATGCTATCCGCAACGGGGGGTTACGTTAAGGGACGGCTCCTACTAAATCGAGGTGCCTCTATACCAACGGAGTTCATGTACGTTACCTGAACAAAGGAATAGTGGTGGTTTTGGTACGTTTAGGTAGCGGTAGGAATGCGAACCAGAAGTACTAGGCATAGTTGCAAACAGATAGTCGGAGTGTCAAAATCAAGTCGTTGAGAGTAAATTGTAAGatactagattttttttaaattaaagttttcagtgctgtaagtttattttattttagtgttCTGTACAGGCGGAAAATTCGAAGAAACTTTCGTAAAAAGTtaagaaacaaaattcaaaattgtgtGGTGAGTCCTAAATATTAAGAATTTAAATAAGATAGAGCTATAACCGATAAAAATATAGGGTTCGGGTCAAAGAGgcaggacgacgacgacgacagcgTCGCCCGGATGAAGAAGCAACATAAAGGGCACAAAACAAACGTTGAGTCAGGTGCACGAGAAGctgtaacaaaaaattaagtgatGAGTACCtagaaataagtttaaaaataaaaagtgcaaactcctaatcttttaaaaaaaatataaaactagaAGTAATTGTGAATAATCACTCTATAACAAAACCTAATTTGAACTCCGAAAAAGCCGAGACCGAACCCcacatttaaaaattcaaacattagTGCGAAAATTCGAAAGTCGAAAGTTCACTTCGAATcgaaatataaaaacttaattcGAAAGCTTTTGGCATCGAGGGCACGAAcccaaaattaccaaaatcgccAACCGGATGCCCAGAAGAGCGGCCATCATTGAAAAACGCAACTAGACgtttaatttgaattatttattttgagcgttggcataatttttattttaaattgtttttatttaatgttttattgtttaaattttttacttaagtGATAAGAAACCAAAAGGGTGTTGCGGGTAGGGCGTGACGTCGTCGTACGGGAGCGACAAGGGCGAACCAGTTTCATCCGACGATAGTAGTTTGTTTTTATCACCCCAATTGAGGTGCAAACCCCCCTAAAAAGCGCTTTATAGGTAGGGTAATTAAAATTTGGTGCAAAATTGCAAAGTTGAAAGTTCGGGCGAGGCTGGGCTCGAAACATAGACCCTAAAATTATTGTGTCGCTGAAGTGCGAAGGGGAGAGTGACACTTCTCTGGCTGAATTTAAACTCCAGAGACGTCGACAGCCCCAGTGTGGATGCAAAGGTCCACCGACGAGAGAGTCGACTTGCATCACATCTTGGTAGTtcttaaaatcttttaaatctttatatttaaatcatattttcattttaaattgtttatttttggtcaaaTACGTAATTATTGTTGTGATTTTACCTTTTTACctgtttttttgttgcatttagtgTATACTCAAATGGAGTTACACGGGTGCAAGTCATACTGTACAAATTATATTACTTATTGTttcttgttttaaataaaaatgtttattattgtGAGCCACGCCACGTACCGTTTTTGAATGGGACCAAAAGGTTCTAAAATGCTTTgctaaatagaaaattttacaggagGAGTGGAGGGGCCCGCTAAGAATGGACGGTATAGTATGATGGGGTAGCGGTTGATCGGTCCAAGGGGAATCGGACCAAAATGGCCAAACCGATTCCAGGTGTGGTGGGGGAACGGCCCGTCTGCCCCGACATCTGCAGACACCCTCAGAGCCGCAACTATCGTTATGAGATAAAAAGAAAGTTGGCAtgatgtttgtttttgtaaCGAGGTGAGGCGTACCGGCAAGACAAGATCCCCCCCTAATCCGGCGAGCTTAGCCGTGCTCCGCCAGCATGCCATGGTCTCGTCCGTTGCGCATTCCTATTCCTATCCTATTTCCTTTCAAAAATCCCTATCCTTATCCGATCCGGTCTTCCTTTTTCCCAATCCTTATCCCAAATTCTCATCCTGTTGCCTTGTtacaaatggcgcccaacgtaaagTTCGAAGTTAGTCCTTGTGATTTGTCCTTTGTCCAGTCAAGTCTAGGGGTAGTCACTGACACCATCGAAACATCTTGTAAGTCTTGATTCAGAAAGCTCCAAGCATACTGGATCGAATGCGACAAGATGTTTCGAAGATGTCAATGAAAATCAATAGAATTGACAATGTTAAGTGTTTAAATGCACTTGTTACCGGATTGAAGGTTTCGTATGTCATTGACGGGAAGGTCACAGACGGACCTATCAAATTGTGACGAAAACTTTAATCCGATAGCAAGGGTAGTTAATGTCCTGTGTATGTT includes the following:
- the LOC129917132 gene encoding 60S ribosomal protein L15, whose protein sequence is MGAYRYMQELYRKKQSDVMRYLLRIRVWQYRQLTKLHRSPRSTRPDKARRLGYKNKQGFVIYRIRVRRGGRKRPVPKGCTYGKPKSHGVNELKPTRCLQSIAEERVGRRLGGLRVLNSYWIAQDASYKYFEVILIDTHHNAVRRDPKINWICKHVHKHRELRGLTSAGKSSRGIGKGYRYSQTIGGSRRAAWKRKNRLHLRRKR